The Rhodocytophaga rosea genome has a segment encoding these proteins:
- a CDS encoding tetratricopeptide repeat protein: MSSRIEELYLEGENAIKNGNMIEAKQHYEAILLDDPQCYYAHNSLGWIYKSQFDDYKKAENHYKAAIKFGPDYPYSYYNLIYLLTELERFEDAQQLMNKCLHIPVIDKSIIYNRLGVLEEFKGNFETAIGHYKKSIKLCLNDEKIDDLKKSIIRCDYKLTL, translated from the coding sequence ATGAGTTCACGAATTGAAGAATTATACCTGGAAGGCGAAAACGCCATTAAAAACGGGAATATGATCGAAGCAAAGCAGCATTATGAAGCTATTCTGCTGGATGATCCACAATGTTATTATGCACATAATTCGCTGGGATGGATATACAAAAGCCAGTTTGATGATTATAAAAAAGCAGAAAATCATTATAAAGCCGCCATTAAATTTGGTCCGGATTATCCTTATAGTTATTACAACCTCATTTATTTGCTTACCGAACTGGAGCGCTTCGAAGACGCTCAACAATTGATGAACAAATGCCTGCACATTCCCGTCATCGATAAATCTATTATTTACAACCGGCTGGGTGTGCTGGAGGAATTTAAAGGCAACTTCGAAACCGCTATTGGGCACTACAAGAAATCCATCAAATTGTGCCTGAATGATGAAAAAATTGATGATCTGAAAAAGAGCATCATCCGGTGCGACTATAAGCTGACTTTATAG